Proteins encoded in a region of the Sulfurospirillum arsenophilum NBRC 109478 genome:
- a CDS encoding transposase — protein sequence MPRITRGESIGGIYHVINRGNMRMQVFDAAEDYAYFLKLLQDGLKREAVELHAYCLMPNHFHLLLMPLAEGSLSRLMQWVMTSHVRYYHRKNKTSGHIWQGRYKSFIVQKDNYYLSLLRYIEANALRAKLVNEAETWVYGSLWERMTNERQLLDESLIALPTDWALHVNTPLREAELTMVRNSVNRQSPLGELAWMEKTAEMFGLSSTLNPRGRPKRKEEL from the coding sequence ATGCCGCGAATTACCAGAGGTGAGAGTATTGGAGGCATCTATCATGTGATTAATCGTGGAAATATGCGAATGCAAGTGTTTGATGCTGCTGAAGACTATGCTTACTTTTTAAAGTTGCTTCAAGATGGCTTGAAAAGAGAAGCGGTTGAACTTCATGCATATTGTCTGATGCCAAACCATTTTCACCTTTTACTTATGCCCCTTGCTGAAGGAAGTCTGAGTCGCTTGATGCAATGGGTTATGACGTCGCATGTACGTTATTATCATCGAAAGAATAAAACGTCAGGGCATATTTGGCAAGGGCGATATAAGAGCTTTATTGTTCAAAAAGATAATTATTATCTTTCACTCTTGCGTTATATAGAAGCTAATGCTTTACGTGCCAAACTGGTGAATGAAGCAGAAACGTGGGTTTATGGTTCATTGTGGGAGCGAATGACCAACGAGAGACAATTACTCGATGAATCTTTGATAGCACTACCAACGGATTGGGCTTTACATGTAAACACTCCTTTGAGAGAAGCAGAACTAACTATGGTACGTAATAGCGTTAATCGTCAGAGTCCATTGGGGGAATTAGCATGGATGGAAAAGACAGCTGAAATGTTTGGACTTTCTTCAACGCTCAATCCACGAGGAAGACCAAAAAGGAAAGAAGAATTATGA